A single genomic interval of Campylobacterota bacterium harbors:
- a CDS encoding c-type cytochrome, giving the protein MKEFKILAVIVALVGITYYGIEPYAHHVMHPEVAPADFTFKDLKNVDTSIAGNPENGKVLVEANCIACHSIETAGHPQMMPNADAAASYGVVPPDLSGAGWIYDKNYLANFIFDPVSAMKLQHKYTPESGKQFPMPSYNWMSAQEIMDIVAYLQSIAPKAKSGTESHKNTFEAACGRCHSMAYAGLESTTPPDVIKNYMGATPPDLSQYIKSRGEHYLYSFINDPQVLLPGTSMPRTGLNQKAQEEVIAYMEEIGDRKKAERESLGLYVMLYTAVFALLAWAWKRKIWSEVH; this is encoded by the coding sequence ATGAAAGAGTTTAAAATCTTGGCCGTCATTGTTGCTCTTGTCGGCATTACCTATTACGGGATCGAACCGTATGCACACCACGTGATGCATCCGGAGGTCGCACCCGCCGATTTCACGTTCAAAGATCTGAAAAACGTTGATACGTCGATTGCAGGGAACCCCGAAAACGGGAAAGTCCTCGTCGAAGCCAACTGTATCGCGTGTCACTCGATCGAAACGGCGGGCCATCCGCAGATGATGCCCAACGCCGATGCTGCCGCCAGCTACGGCGTCGTTCCTCCCGATCTGAGCGGAGCGGGGTGGATTTACGACAAAAACTATTTGGCCAATTTCATCTTTGACCCCGTCAGCGCGATGAAACTTCAGCACAAATACACGCCTGAAAGCGGCAAACAGTTCCCGATGCCTTCGTACAACTGGATGTCGGCGCAGGAAATCATGGATATCGTCGCGTACCTGCAGTCGATCGCTCCCAAAGCGAAATCGGGGACCGAATCGCATAAAAATACATTCGAAGCGGCATGCGGACGCTGCCACTCCATGGCGTATGCGGGACTCGAATCGACCACGCCTCCCGATGTGATCAAAAACTACATGGGAGCCACACCGCCGGATCTGTCGCAATACATCAAAAGCCGCGGCGAGCACTACCTTTACAGCTTCATCAACGACCCGCAGGTTCTCCTGCCCGGAACGTCGATGCCCAGAACGGGTCTGAACCAGAAAGCCCAAGAAGAGGTCATCGCCTACATGGAAGAGATCGGCGACCGCAAAAAAGCCGAACGCGAAAGCCTCGGGCTTTACGTGATGCTTTATACCGCGGTATTCGCTCTTCTGGCCTGGGCGTGGAAACGCAAAATCTGGTCGGAAGTACACTAA
- a CDS encoding cytochrome bc complex cytochrome b subunit, with protein sequence MAEFKKADSMLEWFDQRLGVVNFAKVMMTEYWIPKNINFLWAMGVLLTVLFTFLLVSGIFLLMYYKPDVNLAFDSVNYTIMQEVAYGWLFRHIHAVGASVVFLVIYIHMFTGIYYGSYKKGREMIWISGMLLFVLFSAEGFSGYMLPWGQMSYWAAYVITEIFGGIPVIGDELVVWIRGNFYVSDATLTRFFMLHVLLIPLLILGAIAFHFYALRFPHVNNEDGEFFDFDEEAEKYKAGKKKESKVVPFWPVFLSKDFFVLGFFMLFFFYLVFFHYGFAMDAINFDKADGLKTPAHIYPEWYFLWSYEVLRGFFFEIAGISGKDLGLIAFGIANAIFFFMPWLDRSPMVKPANKRPYFKYWFWFMMVDLIVLTIYGKLPPTGANAWVGFASSLTFLTLFALLPFITKAEAKKVGGK encoded by the coding sequence ATGGCAGAATTTAAAAAAGCAGACTCGATGCTCGAGTGGTTTGACCAGCGTCTGGGTGTCGTCAACTTTGCAAAAGTGATGATGACCGAGTATTGGATTCCCAAAAATATCAACTTTTTGTGGGCGATGGGGGTATTGCTGACCGTATTGTTCACGTTCTTGCTGGTGTCGGGGATCTTTTTGTTGATGTATTACAAACCGGATGTCAACCTAGCATTCGACAGCGTCAACTACACGATCATGCAGGAAGTCGCCTACGGATGGCTGTTCCGTCATATCCACGCGGTGGGTGCGTCGGTCGTCTTCCTTGTCATTTACATCCATATGTTTACCGGGATCTATTACGGCTCGTACAAAAAAGGGCGTGAGATGATTTGGATTTCAGGGATGTTGCTGTTTGTCCTTTTCTCGGCGGAAGGGTTCAGCGGATACATGCTTCCGTGGGGCCAGATGTCGTATTGGGCGGCGTACGTAATTACCGAAATCTTCGGCGGGATTCCCGTGATCGGAGACGAACTGGTGGTTTGGATCCGCGGTAACTTCTACGTTTCCGATGCGACCCTGACCCGCTTCTTCATGCTGCACGTGCTGCTCATCCCGTTGCTGATCCTCGGTGCGATCGCGTTCCACTTCTACGCGCTCCGTTTCCCGCATGTCAACAACGAAGACGGCGAGTTTTTCGACTTCGACGAAGAGGCCGAGAAATACAAAGCAGGCAAGAAAAAAGAGTCCAAAGTCGTCCCTTTCTGGCCGGTGTTCCTCTCGAAAGACTTTTTCGTCCTCGGGTTCTTTATGCTCTTCTTTTTCTACCTGGTCTTCTTCCATTACGGGTTCGCGATGGATGCGATCAACTTCGACAAAGCCGACGGCCTGAAAACCCCTGCCCACATCTACCCTGAGTGGTACTTCCTGTGGAGTTACGAAGTGTTGCGCGGATTCTTCTTTGAAATCGCCGGTATTTCCGGAAAAGACCTCGGTCTGATCGCATTCGGAATCGCGAACGCGATTTTCTTCTTCATGCCGTGGCTGGACCGCTCGCCGATGGTTAAACCGGCGAACAAGCGCCCGTATTTCAAATACTGGTTCTGGTTCATGATGGTTGACCTGATCGTCTTGACGATTTACGGAAAACTGCCTCCGACCGGTGCCAACGCATGGGTAGGGTTCGCGTCATCTTTGACGTTCCTGACGCTGTTCGCGTTGCTGCCGTTTATTACCAAAGCAGAAGCTAAAAAAGTGGGGGGCAAATAA